In Syngnathus scovelli strain Florida chromosome 12, RoL_Ssco_1.2, whole genome shotgun sequence, the genomic window TGTTTGTCATTAGCTGTTATGTTCTGCAGCTAACTAAATCGCTTGCGTCAAACTCAGTCATTGTCATTTTCTGCTACCTTGTGGCATTGAAAGGGGATTACAGCACATGATGAAACTTTTTAGGATTTTGATCTTCATGGCTGTTCTTGAGAGTGAGAGAGTAAAAAGGTTTTGTTATAATTCCAACATAATttggtacattttaaattgactCATTGAAATATCTTTCCCCTTGTCAAACTTTGAATTCATCTCGGAAAACTAAGCATTCAGAAATCAACCATCCTGACAAAATTGTTCTTGTAAagaggtgttttttttgtccccaaaatataatttatattgaCTTCGAAGAGCCCATCTTAATTGATGTGTGTGTATCTGGCGCCTCCGAGTGGCCACGTATCCCTTCCAACTTACCTTGCCCCCCCCTGCAGAAGCCATTTGCCGACCTGCGCTGCACGGAGGACGTGTGCGAGCGCAACCTGCCCGTGGACGCCAGCCAGCAGGAGCACTGCGCCACCATCAAGGGGGAGCTGGAGAGGATTGCTGTCCTCGGCACACATGACTACTGCGCTCAGCCCATGCAGGAAAACAGTTGAGTGTGTTCAATTGCAGCCGCTCACGTCAACGCATGACATCACAAAGCGTTAGACACATGTCGGTTCTCAATCGCCGAGTCATGTTATAAGAAGCATTTTAAGGGGGCAATCTGTTAGCGGATGCAAATAcactttcatttttcttttttaaatgtagaaCACATCATCACCGGTGTAGTGGTATCTCTCTTGGTCCTGGCTGCCGTCCTTACCGTCCTCCTCATGATTTGCTGGAAAAAGACCAAAGCCTCATCCAAGCTACCATCCTCGCTGGTGTGAGCTTTGCATGTCCGTGTCGTTTTGATGCCTTTGtctgacatttttctttttctcatgtGTGCGCCTCGCAGCGCTTCAACGGATTTGTTGATGAGACCCCCGTAGCATCCATGCCGGTTTCCGACTCATCCGCGCGGCTGATTGTGGAGAAGCCCGTGTCGCCTGGCGAGTCAGAGCAGTCCGGCGAGCCACAAGTGCACGAAGAGTCGGAGCAGTCCGACGAGCTGCAACCACACGAAGAGCCGGAACTGTCCGGAGAGGATGCCGCTGGCGACATGGAGGATAAAGAGCATCAGGCGTACATGGGAGGCGAGCAAATAGACGAAGATGACGACATGGAGACTTCTAACGATAATGCCTACGAGAGACGCCAAGTTATCGTCAAAATGTCATCTGACGAGGACATTGAGGGCTATCGTGGCTGAATCGTAGCTGAAGGTTTGAGTTAAAAACTTTTTCGTTCCTGCAGCTTAACATAACATCTAAGTCAGCACTGCTAGAATACACCccgcccaagaaaaaaaaaaagcttgtgctTTCTTCATGAGGTCAAAGATCTTAAGTTGTGATGCTAATGCAATTGTTTGCAAACCTTTTGGCCTTTCGAGTCTCGGGTGCTCCGATTGATCCCGCGCAAGGCTGCACAGAAAGCACCTATGTGAACCACAATACTGTGATTCTTCCTCACTGGAATTTATTTTGGTCGGGTGTTTTCTTTGATGGTCATGAGATATTGCACCTAACTGCACCTATCTCTCGccttctctttctctttttctctctttctctctttctctctctctctctcaactctctctctctctctctctctctcaactctctctctctctctctctctctctctctctctctctctctctctctctctctctctctctctctctctctctctctctctctctctctctctcacctctCCTCACACTTTGAACCTGGTAagaattgttcttttttttgggtcgggtcgaactaaaaaaaaaaaagtgctcaaaCAACACATTTTTTGTATATAACCAGACAATTTCAATATTTTTATGTTCTTTGTATGGTCTTGTAATGGTATGGCAGAAATGTACAATTTTCACTTCCGATACTTCAGTTGTCAATCAATCTACGAAAGCAATCAGTAGTTCAGTATGGCTTTACAGTCTGTGCCATTTCCGTCTTTTCCTGTTTTCAAAGGCAAATATCAGTGTTGGTCACACATGAGTAACAAGTACACACTGTACTAAATTAAATTGATCATTTCTCCATCAGAATTTGTAGGGAACATGTACAtgcaactaccgtatttgccggtgtattggtcgacctttttcgatccaaaatcgaccgaaaaaaattgacctcgacttatacaccgagtcataaaatttaacttcgtattcatcgcttcaaatgtgatggtaaccaaggccgtttctcatgcatctcattgtgcgttgcacttagaaaatttgaaccgggcggcgtgcgcgagtgggcggcctgctggaagtcgaatgaggcgccgcgatctcctccgcggtgcttataaacagccgatccgctcggcgggggctattttcggccacttggcgcgtgcgcacggcctcccggatgtgccgggcgggtgcgcgagctcgccggccgctggaagtcgaatgaggcgccgcgatctcctccgcggtgcttataaacagccgatccgctcggcgggggctattttcggccacttggcgcgtgcgcacggcctcccggatgtgccgggcgggtgcgcgagctcgccggccgctggaagtagaatgaggcgccgcaatctcctccgcggtgcttataaagtgccgatccgctcggcttggagctatttccggcctcccgttggtgccgggcggcgcgcgcgagctcgccggccgcgatctcctccgcggtgcttataaacagccgcatgcgcacggcctcccggaatttgaacacatttcgtcaataaatttcgcatattgaattttgaagtttaatataatgcaacaattgagctcgacttatacaaaggatatatcataaaatcgtaaatttccgtcgaattttagggggtcgacttatacaccgagtcgacctgtacaccggcaaatacggtaactgcAATGTGTTTAGATTGCTGATCGATcattaaaacaaaatgacattcaaGTCTATGCGCCGCACTTTGGTCAATGTTTGAGCGGAGGATGTTTACAAGCCCGCGATGCAAATTCGTGTCGACCGGCAGCTAAAGAAGTAATATACTGGCTGACATTTAACGTCTTCCCCTGGAACCAAACCTGGGACTGAAAGTGTTTGTTTGTGCATGTTTGCTCAGATGCCCGCCAGGGAGCTTGCCTTCCTCTTTGCATGGAGAGTGGAAGTGCGATGCACACGCACGCTTCCAGTAACTCGCTTCATTGTCTGCGGTCCTGGTAGGAGTTCTTATACTAAATGGGC contains:
- the gdf10b gene encoding growth/differentiation factor 10b isoform X1; translated protein: MKWPCMNTLLITFFLLEIGSAHVPPPRDVILHCGNLVNKVAWSYDNPPTGLRFRVDIGRIFKSQGDMGPLWVDPPDLQADVSFLSDQREDYFLAVTAVLGKEESEAAPADGISFSYYLDSPAAQKCSLDFPPVTVLDQHDNTVLISFQHPWLTYEHALLTSLQAGDKRKRRHVQPDNPLPVFKYDVTIDKKPFADLRCTEDVCERNLPVDASQQEHCATIKGELERIAVLGTHDYCAQPMQENKHIITGVVVSLLVLAAVLTVLLMICWKKTKASSKLPSSLRFNGFVDETPVASMPVSDSSARLIVEKPVSPGESEQSGEPQVHEESEQSDELQPHEEPELSGEDAAGDMEDKEHQAYMGGEQIDEDDDMETSNDNAYERRQVIVKMSSDEDIEGYRG
- the gdf10b gene encoding growth/differentiation factor 10b isoform X2, coding for MPPPRDVILHCGNLVNKVAWSYDNPPTGLRFRVDIGRIFKSQGDMGPLWVDPPDLQADVSFLSDQREDYFLAVTAVLGKEESEAAPADGISFSYYLDSPAAQKCSLDFPPVTVLDQHDNTVLISFQHPWLTYEHALLTSLQAGDKRKRRHVQPDNPLPVFKYDVTIDKKPFADLRCTEDVCERNLPVDASQQEHCATIKGELERIAVLGTHDYCAQPMQENKHIITGVVVSLLVLAAVLTVLLMICWKKTKASSKLPSSLRFNGFVDETPVASMPVSDSSARLIVEKPVSPGESEQSGEPQVHEESEQSDELQPHEEPELSGEDAAGDMEDKEHQAYMGGEQIDEDDDMETSNDNAYERRQVIVKMSSDEDIEGYRG